The proteins below are encoded in one region of Deltaproteobacteria bacterium:
- the phoU gene encoding phosphate signaling complex protein PhoU translates to MKKHYREELGILRETVLRMGGLVEQMTHRAIQALVERKAEMFAEVRVMETQVNQLHIDVDEICLEMIALRQPTAADLRFITAAMKINTDMERIGDQAINITEQAEFLLTVPPVKPLIDIPRMAEIAKEMLRDALDAFVNGNDELAYATIRKDDLVDQLKDQVFRELLTYMMADPGTISRALNLILVSRHVERIADHATNICEDVIFMVKGKDIRHQGPLA, encoded by the coding sequence ATGAAAAAGCATTACAGGGAAGAGCTGGGAATCCTGCGGGAAACGGTTCTCCGGATGGGGGGGCTGGTCGAGCAGATGACCCACCGGGCCATCCAGGCGCTGGTGGAGCGGAAAGCCGAAATGTTCGCCGAGGTCAGGGTGATGGAGACCCAGGTAAACCAGCTCCATATCGACGTCGACGAGATATGCCTGGAGATGATCGCGCTGCGGCAGCCCACCGCCGCGGACTTAAGGTTCATCACCGCCGCCATGAAGATCAACACGGACATGGAGCGGATCGGCGACCAGGCGATCAACATCACCGAGCAGGCGGAGTTTCTCCTCACCGTACCGCCCGTCAAGCCGCTGATCGACATTCCGCGAATGGCGGAGATCGCCAAGGAAATGCTGCGGGACGCGCTCGACGCCTTCGTAAACGGGAACGACGAACTGGCTTACGCCACCATACGGAAGGACGACCTGGTCGACCAGTTGAAGGACCAGGTATTCAGGGAGTTGTTGACCTACATGATGGCCGATCCGGGCACAATCTCGCGGGCGTTGAACCTCATCCTGGTTTCCCGGCATGTCGAGCGCATCGCCGACCACGCGACCAACATCTGCGAAGACGTGATCTTCATGGTCAAGGGAAAAGACATCCGCCACCAGGGGCCGCTGGCCTGA